One stretch of Hevea brasiliensis isolate MT/VB/25A 57/8 chromosome 12, ASM3005281v1, whole genome shotgun sequence DNA includes these proteins:
- the LOC110636847 gene encoding GATA transcription factor 24 isoform X4 yields MAAANPQPLQARPYEEHLRAPIQIEDEDGGEYEDGDAMDDVEEAHMNSGVNVAEHRGGVGGGAGVVMASRTSELTLSFEGEVYVFPAVTPEKVQAVLLLLGGRDIPTAVPAIEVPFDQNNRGVGDTPKHSNLSRRIASLVRFREKRKERCFDKKIRYTVRKEVAQRMHRKNGQFASLKESSGGSSWDSAPSCLQDGTPCPETFVWRCQHCGVSENKTPAMRRGPAGPRTLCNACGLMWANKGTLRDLRKGGRNVPPEQIEPVLQEATEDLTSTLPMGVVHSSADDDEQRAMLLIPHKDG; encoded by the exons ATGGCGGCTGCAAATCCACAGCCACTGCAGGCGCGTCCTTATGAAGAACACTTGCGAGCGCCGATACAGATTGAGGACGAAGACGGTGGAGAGTACGAGGACGGTGACGCTATGGATGACGTCGAAGAGGCGCACATGAATTCCGGTGTGAACGTGGCAGAGCATCGCGGCGGAGTTGGAGGTGGAGCTGGTGTGGTTATGGCGTCGAGGACAAGTGAACTTACTCTCTCTTTTGAAGGAGAGGTGTATGTTTTCCCTGCTGTTACCCCTGAgaag GTGCAAGCAGTGCTTTTGCTTCTGGGTGGACGAGACATTCCCACTGCTGTACCTGCTATTGAAGTACCCTTTGATCAAAATAACAGG GGCGTAGGTGACACACCAAAGCATTCAAATCTTTCACGAAGAATAGCCTCCCTTGTTAGGTTTCGTGAGAAACGGAAGGAGAGATGTTTTGACAAGAAAATAAGATACACTGTGCGAAAAGAGGTGGCACAAAG GATGCACCGCAAGAATGGGCAGTTTGCATCCTTGAAAGAAAGTTCAGGTGGTTCAAGTTGGGACTCTGCACCGAGTTGTCTACAGGATGGCACTCCTTGTCCTGAAACTTT TGTTTGGAGATGCCAACATTGTGGTGTTAGTGAAAATAAGACTCCCGCAATGCGTCGTGGGCCCGCTGGACCAAGGACATTATGTAATGCATGTGGCCTGATGTGGGCGAATaag GGAACACTGAGGGACCTACGCAAAGGAGGAAGGAATGTTCCTCCAGAACAAATTGAACCC GTTTTGCAAGAAGCTACTGAAGATCTTACTAGCACTTTGCCAATGGGAGTTGTCCACTCTTCGGCAGATGATGATGAGCAG AGGGCAATGCTACTGATACCTCATAAGGATGGGTAA
- the LOC110636847 gene encoding GATA transcription factor 24 isoform X2, with the protein MAAANPQPLQARPYEEHLRAPIQIEDEDGGEYEDGDAMDDVEEAHMNSGVNVAEHRGGVGGGAGVVMASRTSELTLSFEGEVYVFPAVTPEKVQAVLLLLGGRDIPTAVPAIEVPFDQNNRGVGDTPKHSNLSRRIASLVRFREKRKERCFDKKIRYTVRKEVAQRMHRKNGQFASLKESSGGSSWDSAPSCLQDGTPCPETFVWRCQHCGVSENKTPAMRRGPAGPRTLCNACGLMWANKGTLRDLRKGGRNVPPEQIEPETPIDVKPPIMEGEFSGNQDEHGTPEDPSKAVTEGSNNPSVNPEVVLQEATEDLTSTLPMGVVHSSADDDEQRAMLLIPHKDG; encoded by the exons ATGGCGGCTGCAAATCCACAGCCACTGCAGGCGCGTCCTTATGAAGAACACTTGCGAGCGCCGATACAGATTGAGGACGAAGACGGTGGAGAGTACGAGGACGGTGACGCTATGGATGACGTCGAAGAGGCGCACATGAATTCCGGTGTGAACGTGGCAGAGCATCGCGGCGGAGTTGGAGGTGGAGCTGGTGTGGTTATGGCGTCGAGGACAAGTGAACTTACTCTCTCTTTTGAAGGAGAGGTGTATGTTTTCCCTGCTGTTACCCCTGAgaag GTGCAAGCAGTGCTTTTGCTTCTGGGTGGACGAGACATTCCCACTGCTGTACCTGCTATTGAAGTACCCTTTGATCAAAATAACAGG GGCGTAGGTGACACACCAAAGCATTCAAATCTTTCACGAAGAATAGCCTCCCTTGTTAGGTTTCGTGAGAAACGGAAGGAGAGATGTTTTGACAAGAAAATAAGATACACTGTGCGAAAAGAGGTGGCACAAAG GATGCACCGCAAGAATGGGCAGTTTGCATCCTTGAAAGAAAGTTCAGGTGGTTCAAGTTGGGACTCTGCACCGAGTTGTCTACAGGATGGCACTCCTTGTCCTGAAACTTT TGTTTGGAGATGCCAACATTGTGGTGTTAGTGAAAATAAGACTCCCGCAATGCGTCGTGGGCCCGCTGGACCAAGGACATTATGTAATGCATGTGGCCTGATGTGGGCGAATaag GGAACACTGAGGGACCTACGCAAAGGAGGAAGGAATGTTCCTCCAGAACAAATTGAACCC GAAACCCCGATTGATGTCAAGCCTCCTATCATGGAAGGAGAATTTTCAGGCAACCAGGATGAACAT GGAACTCCTGAAGATCCTTCTAAAGCTGTAACTGAAGGATCCAACAATCCCTCTGTTAATCCAGAAGTA GTTTTGCAAGAAGCTACTGAAGATCTTACTAGCACTTTGCCAATGGGAGTTGTCCACTCTTCGGCAGATGATGATGAGCAG AGGGCAATGCTACTGATACCTCATAAGGATGGGTAA
- the LOC110636847 gene encoding GATA transcription factor 24 isoform X1, with protein sequence MAAANPQPLQARPYEEHLRAPIQIEDEDGGEYEDGDAMDDVEEAHMNSGVNVAEHRGGVGGGAGVVMASRTSELTLSFEGEVYVFPAVTPEKVQAVLLLLGGRDIPTAVPAIEVPFDQNNRGVGDTPKHSNLSRRIASLVRFREKRKERCFDKKIRYTVRKEVAQRMHRKNGQFASLKESSGGSSWDSAPSCLQDGTPCPETFVWRCQHCGVSENKTPAMRRGPAGPRTLCNACGLMWANKGTLRDLRKGGRNVPPEQIEPETPIDVKPPIMEGEFSGNQDEHGTPEDPSKAVTEGSNNPSVNPEVVLQEATEDLTSTLPMGVVHSSADDDEQEPLAELGNPSDTELDIPANFD encoded by the exons ATGGCGGCTGCAAATCCACAGCCACTGCAGGCGCGTCCTTATGAAGAACACTTGCGAGCGCCGATACAGATTGAGGACGAAGACGGTGGAGAGTACGAGGACGGTGACGCTATGGATGACGTCGAAGAGGCGCACATGAATTCCGGTGTGAACGTGGCAGAGCATCGCGGCGGAGTTGGAGGTGGAGCTGGTGTGGTTATGGCGTCGAGGACAAGTGAACTTACTCTCTCTTTTGAAGGAGAGGTGTATGTTTTCCCTGCTGTTACCCCTGAgaag GTGCAAGCAGTGCTTTTGCTTCTGGGTGGACGAGACATTCCCACTGCTGTACCTGCTATTGAAGTACCCTTTGATCAAAATAACAGG GGCGTAGGTGACACACCAAAGCATTCAAATCTTTCACGAAGAATAGCCTCCCTTGTTAGGTTTCGTGAGAAACGGAAGGAGAGATGTTTTGACAAGAAAATAAGATACACTGTGCGAAAAGAGGTGGCACAAAG GATGCACCGCAAGAATGGGCAGTTTGCATCCTTGAAAGAAAGTTCAGGTGGTTCAAGTTGGGACTCTGCACCGAGTTGTCTACAGGATGGCACTCCTTGTCCTGAAACTTT TGTTTGGAGATGCCAACATTGTGGTGTTAGTGAAAATAAGACTCCCGCAATGCGTCGTGGGCCCGCTGGACCAAGGACATTATGTAATGCATGTGGCCTGATGTGGGCGAATaag GGAACACTGAGGGACCTACGCAAAGGAGGAAGGAATGTTCCTCCAGAACAAATTGAACCC GAAACCCCGATTGATGTCAAGCCTCCTATCATGGAAGGAGAATTTTCAGGCAACCAGGATGAACAT GGAACTCCTGAAGATCCTTCTAAAGCTGTAACTGAAGGATCCAACAATCCCTCTGTTAATCCAGAAGTA GTTTTGCAAGAAGCTACTGAAGATCTTACTAGCACTTTGCCAATGGGAGTTGTCCACTCTTCGGCAGATGATGATGAGCAG GAGCCCCTGGCTGAGCTTGGTAACCCTTCAGATACAGAATTGGACATACCTGCTAATTTTGATTAG
- the LOC110636847 gene encoding GATA transcription factor 24 isoform X3 — protein MAAANPQPLQARPYEEHLRAPIQIEDEDGGEYEDGDAMDDVEEAHMNSGVNVAEHRGGVGGGAGVVMASRTSELTLSFEGEVYVFPAVTPEKVQAVLLLLGGRDIPTAVPAIEVPFDQNNRGVGDTPKHSNLSRRIASLVRFREKRKERCFDKKIRYTVRKEVAQRMHRKNGQFASLKESSGGSSWDSAPSCLQDGTPCPETFVWRCQHCGVSENKTPAMRRGPAGPRTLCNACGLMWANKGTLRDLRKGGRNVPPEQIEPVLQEATEDLTSTLPMGVVHSSADDDEQEPLAELGNPSDTELDIPANFD, from the exons ATGGCGGCTGCAAATCCACAGCCACTGCAGGCGCGTCCTTATGAAGAACACTTGCGAGCGCCGATACAGATTGAGGACGAAGACGGTGGAGAGTACGAGGACGGTGACGCTATGGATGACGTCGAAGAGGCGCACATGAATTCCGGTGTGAACGTGGCAGAGCATCGCGGCGGAGTTGGAGGTGGAGCTGGTGTGGTTATGGCGTCGAGGACAAGTGAACTTACTCTCTCTTTTGAAGGAGAGGTGTATGTTTTCCCTGCTGTTACCCCTGAgaag GTGCAAGCAGTGCTTTTGCTTCTGGGTGGACGAGACATTCCCACTGCTGTACCTGCTATTGAAGTACCCTTTGATCAAAATAACAGG GGCGTAGGTGACACACCAAAGCATTCAAATCTTTCACGAAGAATAGCCTCCCTTGTTAGGTTTCGTGAGAAACGGAAGGAGAGATGTTTTGACAAGAAAATAAGATACACTGTGCGAAAAGAGGTGGCACAAAG GATGCACCGCAAGAATGGGCAGTTTGCATCCTTGAAAGAAAGTTCAGGTGGTTCAAGTTGGGACTCTGCACCGAGTTGTCTACAGGATGGCACTCCTTGTCCTGAAACTTT TGTTTGGAGATGCCAACATTGTGGTGTTAGTGAAAATAAGACTCCCGCAATGCGTCGTGGGCCCGCTGGACCAAGGACATTATGTAATGCATGTGGCCTGATGTGGGCGAATaag GGAACACTGAGGGACCTACGCAAAGGAGGAAGGAATGTTCCTCCAGAACAAATTGAACCC GTTTTGCAAGAAGCTACTGAAGATCTTACTAGCACTTTGCCAATGGGAGTTGTCCACTCTTCGGCAGATGATGATGAGCAG GAGCCCCTGGCTGAGCTTGGTAACCCTTCAGATACAGAATTGGACATACCTGCTAATTTTGATTAG
- the LOC110636851 gene encoding GATA transcription factor 25 isoform X2, producing MYGHSHPMNVHHQITAPTADEEDGVAADSIDHHHIRYEDGNATGVVVEDVSHDSVYVPSSGAGSELVVHRGDVSSQLTLTFRGQVYVFDAVTPDKVQAVLLLLGGCELTSGPHGLEVASQNQRGAVVDFPGRCTQPQRAASLHRFRQKRKERCFDKKVRYSVRQEVALRMQRNKGQFTSSKKSDGPCGWGGGQDSGQDDSQQETSCTHCGISSKSTPMMRRGPSGPRSLCNACGLFWANRGTLRDLSRKTQEHSVTPIEQSDQFPSCLVRMVTAVGSGTDSS from the exons ATGTACGGTCATTCCCATCCTATGAACGTTCATCATCAGATCACTGCCCCCACCGCCGATGAAGAAGATGGTGTTGCTGCTGACTCTATCGATCATCACCACATTCGTTATGAAGACGGCAACGCAACTGGTGTCGTTGTAGAGGATGTCTCTCACGATTCCGTCTATGTTCCTAGCAGTGGCGCTGGCTCCGAGCTCGTTGTTCATAGAGGCGATGTCTCCAGCCAACTCACATTGACGTTTCGTGGTCAAGTTTATGTGTTTGATGCTGTTACTCCTGATAAG GTTCAAGCGGTGTTATTACTATTGGGAGGATGTGAACTAACTTCTGGTCCGCATGGTCTGGAAGTAGCATCTCAAAACCAAAGG GGTGCAGTGGTGGACTTTCCAGGACGTTGTACTCAACCCCAGAGAGCTGCCTCATTACATAGGTTCAGGCAGAAGAGGAAAGAGCGTTGCTTTGATAAGAAAGTTAGATATAGCGTTCGTCAAGAGGTTGCACTCAG GATGCAGCGCAATAAGGGTCAGTTTACTTCTTCCAAGAAGTCAGATGGACCATGTGGTTGGGGTGGTGGTCAGGATTCAGGACAAGATGACAGCCAGCAAGAAACCTC GTGTACACATTGTGGCATTAGTTCAAAATCAACCCCGATGATGCGGCGTGGTCCATCAGGCCCAAGGTCACTTTGCAATGCCTGTGGGCTTTTTTGGGCAAACAGG GGGACTTTGAGAGACCTGTCCAGGAAAACCCAGGAACATTCTGTGACTCCAATTGAACAG AGCGATCAGTTTCCAAGTTGTCTTGTGAGAATGGTCACAGCTGTTGGCAGTGGCACTGATTCAAGTTGA
- the LOC110636851 gene encoding GATA transcription factor 25 isoform X1 has protein sequence MYGHSHPMNVHHQITAPTADEEDGVAADSIDHHHIRYEDGNATGVVVEDVSHDSVYVPSSGAGSELVVHRGDVSSQLTLTFRGQVYVFDAVTPDKVQAVLLLLGGCELTSGPHGLEVASQNQRGAVVDFPGRCTQPQRAASLHRFRQKRKERCFDKKVRYSVRQEVALRMQRNKGQFTSSKKSDGPCGWGGGQDSGQDDSQQETSCTHCGISSKSTPMMRRGPSGPRSLCNACGLFWANRGTLRDLSRKTQEHSVTPIEQGEAEANDSVSGNAIHTHNSLVTY, from the exons ATGTACGGTCATTCCCATCCTATGAACGTTCATCATCAGATCACTGCCCCCACCGCCGATGAAGAAGATGGTGTTGCTGCTGACTCTATCGATCATCACCACATTCGTTATGAAGACGGCAACGCAACTGGTGTCGTTGTAGAGGATGTCTCTCACGATTCCGTCTATGTTCCTAGCAGTGGCGCTGGCTCCGAGCTCGTTGTTCATAGAGGCGATGTCTCCAGCCAACTCACATTGACGTTTCGTGGTCAAGTTTATGTGTTTGATGCTGTTACTCCTGATAAG GTTCAAGCGGTGTTATTACTATTGGGAGGATGTGAACTAACTTCTGGTCCGCATGGTCTGGAAGTAGCATCTCAAAACCAAAGG GGTGCAGTGGTGGACTTTCCAGGACGTTGTACTCAACCCCAGAGAGCTGCCTCATTACATAGGTTCAGGCAGAAGAGGAAAGAGCGTTGCTTTGATAAGAAAGTTAGATATAGCGTTCGTCAAGAGGTTGCACTCAG GATGCAGCGCAATAAGGGTCAGTTTACTTCTTCCAAGAAGTCAGATGGACCATGTGGTTGGGGTGGTGGTCAGGATTCAGGACAAGATGACAGCCAGCAAGAAACCTC GTGTACACATTGTGGCATTAGTTCAAAATCAACCCCGATGATGCGGCGTGGTCCATCAGGCCCAAGGTCACTTTGCAATGCCTGTGGGCTTTTTTGGGCAAACAGG GGGACTTTGAGAGACCTGTCCAGGAAAACCCAGGAACATTCTGTGACTCCAATTGAACAG GGTGAAGCTGAAGCAAATGACTCTGTCTCTGGTAATGCCATCCATACACACAACAGTCTTGTTACTTATTAA
- the LOC110636823 gene encoding UDP-glycosyltransferase 91C1 — translation MEQSSKLHIVAFPWLAMGHLIPFLRFSKILAQRGHKIYFVSTPRNIDRLHRSPQKLSSNISLISFPLPSMPGLPPSAENTSDIPYSKQQLLKKAFDLLEQQLTTFLQSTKPDWVIYDYPSHWLPSIAADLGISTAFFSLFTAAALTFVGPPSMLMHDGDSRSAAEDFTVVPKWVPFESNVMYRIHEVTKYVEKTKEDETGPNDTVRFGFAVGKADLVIIRSSPELEPEWFDLLGQLCEKPIIPLGFLPPLEEEEEDNSGREWAYIKEWLDKKEAESVVYVALGTEGALSQEEVSELAFGLEKSRSPFFWALKSSPGSTQNVLEMLPDGFEERVKHQGIIYKEWAPQVKILGHKSVGVFLTHCGWNSVVEGLSFGRVLIMFPMLNDQGLNARLLQGKNLGLEIPRNQLDGAFTSDSVAELLRKDKIDGSPNTKKIRGLLGDRNRNNQLAAAVVHYLEEGRTSRLQAC, via the coding sequence ATGGAACAGAGCAGCAAACTTCACATAGTAGCGTTTCCATGGCTAGCCATGGGACATCTCATACCATTTCTCAGATTCTCCAAGATCTTAGCTCAAAGGGGTCACAAAATTTACTTCGTTTCAACGCCAAGAAACATCGATAGGCTTCACAGATCACCCCAAAAGCTATCCTCTAACATTTCCCTGATATCCTTTCCCTTACCTTCCATGCCTGGCCTACCGCCCAGTGCAGAGAATACCAGTGACATACCCTACTCTAAACAACAGTTGCTAAAGAAGGCCTTTGATCTGCTTGAACAGCAGCTAACCACTTTCCTTCAATCCACAAAACCAGACTGGGTTATTTACGATTACCCCTCTCACTGGCTGCCGTCTATAGCCGCCGACCTCGGTATCTCAACCGCCTTCTTTAGTCTCTTCACCGCCGCAGCACTGACCTTTGTAGGCCCGCCGTCGATGTTGATGCACGATGGAGATTCACGGTCGGCAGCCGAGGATTTCACGGTCGTGCCCAAGTGGGTTCCTTTCGAGTCAAACGTGATGTATCGCATCCATGAGGTTACGAAGTATGTGGAGAAAACGAAAGAGGATGAAACAGGACCAAATGACACTGTTCGGTTTGGCTTTGCTGTTGGAAAGGCTGATCTCGTTATTATTAGAAGCTCACCAGAGCTTGAACCGGAATGGTTCGACCTTCTTGGCCAGCTGTGCGAAAAACCGATTATTCCACTGGGTTTCTTGCCTCcactagaagaagaagaagaagataatagTGGTAGGGAATGGGCGTATATTAAAGAATGGCTAGATAAAAAGGAAGCCGAGTCAGTAGTTTATGTTGCTCTAGGTACCGAGGGTGCTCTGAGTCAAGAAGAAGTGAGCGAGTTGGCTTTTGGGTTGGAGAAGTCGAGATCGCCTTTCTTTTGGGCACTCAAGAGCTCACCAGGGTCAACTCAGAACGTGTTGGAGATGCTACCAGATGGGTTCGAAGAGCGAGTTAAGCATCAAGGGATTATTTACAAGGAGTGGGCTCCACAAGTGAAGATACTGGGTCACAAGTCAGTTGGGGTATTCTTGACTCACTGTGGTTGGAACTCAGTTGTCGAAGGACTTTCGTTTGGCAGGGTTTTGATTATGTTTCCAATGCTAAATGACCAAGGGCTCAACGCCAGGCTGTTACAAGGGAAAAACCTTGGGTTAGAGATACCAAGGAACCAGCTAGATGGGGCTTTTACATCCGATTCAGTGGCCGAATTACTGAGAAAGGATAAGATTGATGGCTCGCCCAATACGAAGAAGATAAGAGGCCTGCTTGGAGACAGGAATAGGAACAATCAACTTGCGGCAGCAGTTGTTCATTATCTCGAAGAGGGCAGGACGTCCAGGTTACAGGCCTGCTAA